Proteins from a single region of Nitrospira sp. CR1.1:
- a CDS encoding copper resistance protein B produces HAAIGIEGVVPYSYAMEATMFIDQNGAVSGRLTLTKDLLLTQRLILQGRLETNAAVQRVEKFTTGSGLNNLEFGVRLRYEIRREFAPYVGVSLERSFGETATLVRQEGGDPSQVRFVVGVRAWF; encoded by the coding sequence CACGCGGCGATCGGGATCGAAGGGGTTGTGCCCTATAGTTACGCGATGGAGGCGACCATGTTCATCGATCAGAATGGCGCCGTGTCCGGGCGTTTGACGTTGACGAAGGATCTGTTGCTGACCCAACGGCTCATCCTCCAGGGCCGGCTTGAGACCAACGCTGCTGTACAGCGGGTCGAGAAATTCACCACAGGCTCGGGCTTGAATAACCTCGAATTCGGGGTGCGGCTGCGCTATGAAATCCGGCGGGAATTTGCGCCTTATGTCGGCGTCTCACTCGAACGCAGCTTTGGCGAGACGGCCACGTTGGTGCGCCAAGAGGGTGGTGATCCCAGCCAGGTGCGATTCGTTGTGGGTGTGCGGGCATGGTTCTAA
- a CDS encoding YHS domain-containing protein: protein MKHDKEMDRVCGMWIEKSTAPLTSEYHGETYYFCTKECKEQFDQNPERYMKGFEGRKP, encoded by the coding sequence ATGAAACACGACAAAGAAATGGATCGCGTGTGCGGGATGTGGATTGAGAAGAGCACGGCGCCGCTCACCAGCGAGTATCACGGGGAGACCTATTACTTCTGCACGAAGGAGTGCAAGGAGCAATTCGACCAGAATCCTGAGCGGTACATGAAAGGGTTCGAGGGCCGCAAACCCTGA
- a CDS encoding c-type cytochrome: MVTKDRRSTTRNRGVLLRTLVVIGFLLCLGWAFAMADEGAEEAIPPEYAGKVMPAGMGDDSKAPGAGKEIYEGKVNQEVNCARCHGNDGKPTKLGKGAPDLSDPAMSKKHSDTRWFWRISEKKSGSKMPGYKDKLSEEQRWQVIAYLRILAQSGR; this comes from the coding sequence ATGGTAACCAAAGATCGTCGATCGACAACAAGGAACCGCGGTGTATTGCTCAGGACGTTGGTGGTCATCGGATTTCTGCTCTGTCTGGGCTGGGCTTTCGCGATGGCGGATGAGGGAGCTGAGGAGGCCATCCCACCGGAGTATGCCGGAAAAGTCATGCCAGCAGGAATGGGTGACGATTCCAAAGCACCTGGAGCAGGAAAGGAGATTTACGAGGGCAAGGTGAATCAGGAGGTCAACTGCGCCCGGTGTCATGGGAACGACGGCAAGCCGACCAAGTTGGGAAAGGGGGCTCCGGATCTTTCGGATCCAGCGATGAGCAAGAAGCATTCAGATACGAGGTGGTTCTGGCGCATCTCCGAAAAGAAGTCCGGCTCGAAGATGCCTGGATACAAGGACAAGTTAAGTGAAGAGCAGCGGTGGCAGGTGATCGCATATCTGCGCATCTTGGCCCAGTCGGGCAGGTAG
- a CDS encoding heavy metal translocating P-type ATPase, translating to MTHHDHGQMSDPHAGHQMSRDHSNHDRHAGHSVAMFRDKFWLSFTLTIPTVFWSAEVQQWLGYTAPSFAGSRFIPAIFGTAVFLYGGLVFVRGAQGELADRKPGMMTLISLAIIVAFGTSLAATLGLFAIEVWWELTSLITIMVLGHWLEMRAIAQARGAVTALAALLPDTAERVTGAEIHTVPLSELHLDDVVLVRPGSRVPADGVVVEGAADVDESMITGESKLISKGPGANVIAGTVAGGGSLRVRLTAVGEQTALSGIMRLVAAAQASSSHTQALADRAAAILFYVAIASGVITFVVWWLMGDTQHALLRTATVLIIACPHALGLAIPLVIAISTSLGARNGLLVKDRLALERARLLDMVIFDKTGTLTRGAPAVTSIAAAPGTSEFDLLAVAAAVEANSEHPLAKAIVEEAKRRGARQMQAAAFEALAGRGARAMVDGKSMAVGGPRLLAEAKVVVPPEVEKVTSAWASEGRTVLYVIAEGRLLGALAVEDEIRPESLEAVTDLHRLGIRVAMITGDAKPVAESVARRLGIDEVAAEVLPGDKAAAVKRFQAGGKRVAMVGDGVNDAPALATADVGIAIGAGTDVAIESAGIVLVRSDPRDVVGAIELSRATYRKMIQNLVWATAYNLVAIPVAGGLFVRWGFDLPMSVGAVAMSASTIIVALNAQLLRYPSLRRQTT from the coding sequence ATGACACATCATGATCACGGACAGATGTCCGACCCTCACGCGGGCCACCAGATGTCGCGCGACCATTCGAACCACGACCGCCACGCGGGCCATTCCGTGGCGATGTTTCGCGATAAATTTTGGTTGAGTTTCACCCTCACCATTCCTACCGTCTTCTGGTCGGCTGAAGTCCAGCAGTGGCTGGGTTACACGGCGCCCTCCTTCGCTGGCTCTAGATTTATTCCCGCCATCTTCGGCACCGCCGTGTTCCTGTATGGCGGCCTCGTGTTCGTGCGGGGGGCCCAGGGCGAGCTGGCCGACCGCAAGCCGGGCATGATGACGCTCATCAGCTTGGCCATCATCGTCGCGTTCGGGACATCGCTGGCTGCGACACTCGGCCTTTTCGCGATCGAAGTGTGGTGGGAACTCACCTCATTGATCACGATTATGGTGTTGGGCCACTGGCTCGAAATGCGAGCCATTGCGCAAGCTCGCGGCGCGGTCACAGCCCTCGCCGCGTTGTTGCCGGATACGGCTGAGCGGGTCACCGGCGCAGAAATCCACACGGTTCCATTATCGGAATTGCACCTGGATGACGTGGTCCTGGTCCGGCCGGGAAGCCGCGTTCCGGCGGATGGCGTCGTCGTCGAGGGCGCCGCCGATGTGGATGAGTCGATGATTACGGGCGAGTCGAAATTGATTTCGAAGGGGCCAGGTGCGAACGTGATCGCGGGGACGGTAGCCGGTGGTGGGAGCCTTCGGGTCCGCCTCACCGCCGTCGGCGAGCAGACCGCCCTCTCCGGCATCATGCGGCTGGTGGCCGCCGCCCAAGCGTCGAGCTCTCACACGCAAGCCCTGGCCGACCGTGCCGCCGCCATCCTGTTCTACGTGGCTATTGCTTCCGGCGTGATCACATTCGTGGTCTGGTGGTTGATGGGTGACACGCAACATGCCTTACTCAGAACAGCCACCGTCCTCATCATTGCCTGCCCCCACGCATTGGGGCTGGCGATTCCGTTGGTGATCGCCATCTCCACCTCACTCGGGGCGCGGAATGGCCTCCTCGTGAAGGATAGACTGGCCCTCGAACGGGCCCGCCTGTTGGACATGGTGATCTTCGATAAGACCGGCACGCTCACGCGCGGTGCGCCCGCAGTCACCAGCATCGCGGCTGCGCCTGGGACGTCGGAGTTCGACTTGCTTGCGGTAGCCGCTGCGGTCGAGGCCAATTCCGAGCATCCGTTGGCCAAGGCCATTGTCGAAGAAGCCAAACGTCGGGGTGCGCGCCAAATGCAAGCGGCCGCCTTCGAAGCGCTGGCAGGACGAGGGGCACGGGCAATGGTGGACGGCAAGAGCATGGCCGTCGGCGGACCGCGCCTGTTGGCCGAGGCCAAGGTTGTGGTGCCTCCAGAAGTTGAGAAGGTGACGAGTGCCTGGGCGTCGGAAGGAAGGACCGTCCTGTATGTGATCGCGGAAGGACGACTGCTCGGAGCGCTTGCTGTAGAAGACGAGATCCGGCCCGAGTCGCTTGAAGCTGTCACCGACCTGCATCGGCTCGGTATCCGAGTTGCCATGATCACGGGAGATGCGAAACCCGTGGCAGAGTCCGTCGCCCGGCGCCTCGGGATCGATGAGGTCGCAGCTGAGGTGCTTCCCGGCGACAAGGCCGCGGCTGTCAAGCGGTTTCAGGCAGGCGGCAAGCGGGTCGCCATGGTGGGAGACGGCGTGAACGATGCCCCGGCATTGGCCACCGCCGATGTCGGTATTGCGATTGGCGCGGGAACCGATGTTGCCATCGAATCCGCTGGCATCGTGCTCGTGCGTAGCGATCCGCGTGACGTGGTGGGAGCCATTGAGCTCTCCCGTGCGACCTACCGGAAGATGATTCAAAACCTTGTGTGGGCGACCGCGTACAACCTGGTTGCCATCCCGGTCGCCGGGGGCCTGTTCGTCCGCTGGGGATTCGATCTTCCCATGAGCGTGGGGGCCGTCGCGATGAGCGCGTCCACCATCATTGTGGCACTCAATGCGCAGTTGCTGCGCTACCCGAGTCTCAGGCGTCAAACCACTTGA
- a CDS encoding four-helix bundle copper-binding protein, with protein MIGLPADKIAMMQRCIRLCRDCAAMCLQSAALMTSASELSQRMCQFCAEACDICAEERERHAKHHDLCGPCSRVPAVRGSVQNNEFGPRRLTGRPCLLKVSRWGCALRTAPAVPPGHKRQPSSLPFRMSTGYRKGDARLWKVVRRRSPRRASTGRCRNRSR; from the coding sequence ATGATTGGGTTGCCGGCGGATAAAATCGCGATGATGCAGCGCTGTATCCGATTGTGCAGGGACTGCGCGGCAATGTGTTTGCAATCCGCCGCATTAATGACCAGTGCGTCGGAGCTCTCTCAGCGGATGTGCCAGTTCTGCGCCGAAGCTTGCGATATATGTGCTGAGGAACGCGAACGGCATGCTAAACATCATGACTTATGCGGACCCTGCTCAAGAGTCCCGGCGGTGCGCGGGAGCGTGCAGAACAATGAGTTCGGTCCACGCCGCCTGACTGGTCGCCCTTGTTTGCTCAAAGTGTCCCGTTGGGGCTGCGCCTTACGGACTGCCCCAGCGGTCCCACCCGGACACAAACGACAACCATCTAGCCTTCCTTTCAGAATGAGTACTGGATACCGAAAGGGTGACGCGCGTTTGTGGAAAGTCGTCAGACGCCGGTCACCCAGGCGGGCTTCTACTGGTCGCTGCAGGAATCGCAGCCGATAG
- a CDS encoding response regulator — protein sequence MKPPAETKRIRLLLVDDHEVLRIGLRTLFTEAGAFQVVGEAGTMATAVAEAARLKPEVVLMDVRLPDGSGIDACRTIRADHEGTRVLFLTSFADDDAVLATILAGANGFLLKEVSSEQLIQAVKTVASGRSILDSAVTQRVLAKVRSVSSAAQHETRDPLSPQEERVLALVAEGKTNKEIALSLNLSDKTVGHYLENIFQKLQVTRRAQAAVYFTQQQSKQ from the coding sequence ATGAAGCCGCCAGCTGAAACGAAACGAATTCGGCTCTTGCTCGTGGACGATCACGAAGTCCTTCGTATTGGCCTGCGGACCTTGTTCACCGAAGCCGGAGCATTTCAGGTCGTCGGCGAAGCCGGCACGATGGCCACTGCTGTGGCTGAAGCCGCGAGACTGAAGCCGGAGGTCGTCCTGATGGACGTCAGGCTTCCGGATGGGAGCGGGATCGACGCATGCCGTACGATTCGTGCCGATCACGAGGGCACGAGGGTACTGTTCCTGACCTCCTTCGCGGATGATGACGCCGTGCTCGCCACGATATTGGCCGGGGCCAATGGTTTTCTCCTAAAAGAGGTGAGTAGCGAGCAGTTGATCCAAGCCGTCAAGACGGTGGCGTCTGGACGGTCTATCCTGGATTCGGCTGTTACCCAGCGGGTGCTCGCCAAGGTGCGCTCCGTGTCCAGCGCAGCACAGCACGAGACACGCGACCCCTTATCACCGCAGGAAGAACGGGTATTGGCCTTAGTCGCGGAAGGCAAGACCAATAAAGAGATCGCTCTGTCATTGAATTTGAGCGACAAAACCGTCGGGCACTACCTCGAAAATATCTTCCAGAAACTGCAGGTCACTCGTCGCGCGCAGGCAGCCGTGTATTTCACCCAGCAACAGTCGAAGCAGTAG
- a CDS encoding IS110 family transposase produces MKPLVFVGIDVSKAQLDVAVRPKGSLGLPHDETGIVQVVKYLQPLAPTLIVLEATGGLELPLTGALAAAGLPVVVVNPRQVRDFAKAAGKLAKTDRLDAHLLARFAEVMRPAPRPLPDEQSVALAAILARRRQLIEMLTAEKNRLGGAQTAIRQSLKTHIAWLKRELAQTDVQLTQAIQNSPVWREKDDLLRSVPGVGPVLTTTLLAELPELGALTSKQIAALAGVAPLNRDSGTLRGKRTVWGGRAHVRAVLYMGALVATRYNSVIKAFYHRLCTAGKAKKVALTACMRKLVTILNAMVKHRTPWRAEPPVQHA; encoded by the coding sequence ATGAAGCCACTGGTGTTTGTTGGTATTGATGTCTCCAAGGCTCAGTTGGACGTGGCCGTACGCCCCAAGGGATCCCTCGGGCTGCCACATGATGAGACGGGGATTGTGCAGGTCGTTAAGTACCTGCAACCCCTGGCGCCCACGCTGATTGTGCTGGAGGCGACTGGTGGACTGGAACTGCCGCTCACCGGGGCCCTGGCTGCCGCGGGCTTGCCGGTCGTGGTCGTGAACCCCCGTCAGGTGCGAGATTTTGCGAAAGCCGCCGGGAAGCTGGCCAAGACGGATAGGCTGGATGCCCACCTCTTGGCACGCTTTGCGGAGGTGATGCGGCCGGCACCACGGCCGTTGCCTGACGAGCAGAGCGTGGCCTTGGCGGCAATCCTGGCGCGGCGGCGGCAACTCATCGAGATGTTGACGGCGGAAAAGAATCGCCTCGGTGGAGCCCAGACGGCGATCCGTCAGAGCCTCAAAACCCACATCGCCTGGCTGAAACGAGAACTCGCACAGACGGATGTCCAGTTGACACAGGCCATTCAGAACAGTCCTGTCTGGCGTGAGAAAGACGACCTATTGCGGAGTGTGCCGGGCGTGGGGCCCGTGTTGACCACGACCTTGTTGGCTGAACTGCCAGAGCTCGGGGCCTTGACCAGCAAGCAAATTGCCGCGCTGGCCGGTGTGGCGCCACTCAACCGGGATAGTGGGACCCTGCGCGGGAAACGTACGGTCTGGGGTGGCCGTGCGCACGTCCGGGCGGTGCTGTACATGGGGGCCTTGGTCGCCACCCGCTATAACTCGGTGATCAAAGCCTTCTATCACCGCCTGTGTACTGCAGGCAAAGCCAAGAAGGTCGCGTTGACCGCCTGCATGCGCAAGTTGGTGACGATACTCAATGCGATGGTGAAACATCGGACTCCATGGCGGGCGGAACCACCAGTGCAACATGCTTGA
- a CDS encoding transposase, translated as MAGGTTSATCLTSKTVASPRTLDHSLGSATVLSGPQGRGAMTRKRHTEEQIIAAQGCLSGHGGPELCRKHGISDATCYKWRAKHAGLEVIDVKKLCQLEDENRRLKQRVAEQALDIQALLVGDRDPRQRTIGGKQARRADRSLLCRRNGHSARIGPHPPMVFHGL; from the coding sequence ATGGCGGGCGGAACCACCAGTGCAACATGCTTGACATCAAAGACAGTTGCTTCCCCCCGAACACTAGACCATTCGCTTGGAAGTGCCACTGTGCTGAGTGGGCCTCAGGGGAGGGGGGCCATGACCCGGAAACGGCACACGGAGGAACAGATCATTGCCGCTCAAGGATGCCTAAGCGGGCATGGGGGCCCAGAGCTCTGTCGCAAGCACGGGATCTCGGACGCCACGTGCTATAAGTGGCGGGCGAAACATGCGGGCCTGGAAGTCATCGATGTGAAGAAACTCTGCCAGCTCGAAGACGAAAACCGGCGGTTGAAGCAGAGGGTGGCGGAGCAGGCGCTGGACATCCAAGCGCTGCTTGTGGGAGACCGTGATCCTCGACAACGTACTATAGGCGGAAAGCAAGCACGCCGTGCGGACAGATCTCTCCTGTGCCGTCGGAACGGCCACTCTGCACGAATCGGCCCACACCCCCCAATGGTCTTCCACGGTTTGTGA
- a CDS encoding IS110 family transposase, with amino-acid sequence MIASSTTTQNGTFVAIDVAKLVHEVLVKPSTGRRQRWRVRNCLPDFVALRDRLHAFQPPVLIGFEATGNYHRPLAYYLSQCGFELRLLSSLAVARTRDALYNSWDKNDPKDTQVLLHLLKTGVTQRYHDPLVHAMNDLQELAQTHYQISLRKVQVQHSIMTHYLPLYFPEAERYYTNSRAQWFTQLLHRFPCPAAITRYSQDVFEHEAWTVVGRKVNKRGFLADLYATANQSIGLAVAEDSEAIQMFRVMLAEHQHLCATRAAIEHQADQALQSHPDYHRLRTLPGVGPILALTILAEAGDLRRFPHHRQFLKFCGFDLSTQQSGQFRGISRLSKHGNARLRYAFWMAANGAVRMRQNTFREKYARYIKADPQNPDRKRKALCAVAAKVARVAHGLIKTGTDYRPYFEALPPSGALRSRGPSRQALTS; translated from the coding sequence ATGATCGCGAGTTCTACAACCACACAGAATGGTACCTTCGTGGCGATTGATGTGGCGAAATTGGTGCATGAAGTGTTGGTGAAGCCATCGACCGGACGCCGACAACGATGGCGAGTCAGAAACTGCCTGCCAGACTTTGTGGCATTACGCGACCGGCTCCACGCTTTTCAGCCGCCGGTCCTCATTGGGTTTGAAGCCACGGGCAACTACCATCGCCCCCTGGCCTATTATCTGAGCCAATGCGGCTTCGAGCTACGCCTGCTTTCCTCCCTCGCGGTGGCGCGCACGCGGGATGCGCTCTACAACTCCTGGGATAAGAATGATCCGAAGGACACACAAGTCTTGCTCCATTTGCTCAAAACCGGTGTGACCCAGCGGTATCACGATCCGCTCGTGCACGCCATGAATGATCTGCAGGAACTCGCCCAGACCCACTATCAGATCTCGCTGCGGAAGGTGCAGGTCCAGCATAGCATCATGACCCATTACCTCCCGTTGTATTTCCCGGAGGCCGAACGGTACTACACGAACTCGCGCGCGCAGTGGTTTACGCAACTGCTGCATCGGTTTCCCTGTCCCGCCGCTATCACCCGCTATTCCCAGGATGTATTTGAGCACGAGGCGTGGACGGTGGTAGGCCGCAAAGTCAATAAACGCGGGTTCCTTGCTGATCTCTACGCCACTGCGAATCAGAGCATTGGGCTCGCCGTGGCGGAAGACTCCGAAGCCATTCAGATGTTCCGTGTCATGCTGGCGGAACACCAGCACCTGTGTGCCACCCGGGCCGCGATTGAGCACCAGGCCGACCAGGCGCTTCAGTCCCATCCCGACTATCACCGGCTCCGCACCTTACCGGGCGTGGGGCCGATTCTCGCCCTTACGATTTTGGCCGAAGCCGGGGACCTGCGCCGGTTTCCGCATCACCGACAATTCCTCAAGTTCTGCGGGTTCGATCTCAGCACGCAGCAGTCCGGCCAGTTCCGTGGGATAAGCCGGCTGTCGAAGCATGGGAATGCGCGACTCCGCTATGCCTTCTGGATGGCTGCCAATGGGGCGGTCCGGATGCGTCAGAATACGTTTCGCGAAAAGTATGCGCGGTATATCAAGGCCGATCCTCAGAATCCGGATCGGAAACGTAAGGCCCTCTGTGCCGTCGCCGCCAAAGTGGCACGCGTAGCCCATGGCCTGATCAAGACGGGGACCGACTATCGGCCGTACTTTGAGGCACTCCCTCCCAGTGGAGCACTCCGTTCGCGTGGGCCGTCGAGGCAGGCACTGACCTCGTAG
- the flgB gene encoding flagellar basal body rod protein FlgB, with amino-acid sequence MGQRKLCETDAAQCSHSEAGWLVATQCDRMSLQLPIRMLEEESMDIFGDTMKILERTLDLRAARQQVIASNIANEETPGYRAKELRFQDALAAASQQAGHLSVRVTHEGHQNSLGFGTPVRGQIVDAPSGDLPLDANSVNLEMEMAKLSDNALQYNTAAQIIAREFRGLLSAIREGR; translated from the coding sequence GTGGGACAGCGTAAGCTCTGTGAAACCGATGCTGCGCAGTGCTCTCACTCTGAAGCGGGATGGCTAGTCGCTACCCAGTGCGACAGGATGTCGCTCCAGTTACCTATTCGGATGTTGGAGGAGGAATCCATGGACATCTTTGGCGACACGATGAAGATCCTCGAGCGGACTCTTGACCTGAGAGCGGCTCGCCAACAAGTTATTGCCTCGAACATCGCCAATGAAGAGACTCCCGGCTATCGTGCCAAAGAGCTGCGGTTTCAGGATGCCTTGGCTGCTGCTAGCCAGCAAGCAGGGCACCTATCGGTACGCGTCACTCACGAGGGTCATCAAAATTCATTGGGCTTCGGAACACCGGTGCGCGGGCAGATCGTCGACGCGCCGAGCGGGGATTTGCCACTGGACGCAAACTCAGTCAATTTGGAAATGGAGATGGCAAAATTATCCGATAATGCGCTGCAATACAATACCGCCGCCCAGATTATCGCGAGGGAATTTCGAGGCTTGCTCAGCGCTATCCGCGAAGGTCGCTAA
- a CDS encoding RNA-binding protein: MATLLFVEGFPEAFTDQDLYNLFAVHGRVISARVVRDLRQESLRYGFVEVASNALHRTWLEGNSLIVSFSQ, encoded by the coding sequence ATGGCAACGCTACTGTTCGTTGAGGGCTTCCCGGAGGCCTTTACAGATCAAGATCTCTACAACCTTTTTGCTGTCCATGGGCGCGTGATATCCGCGAGAGTAGTCAGGGACCTTAGACAAGAATCGCTTCGGTATGGATTTGTGGAGGTAGCCTCAAACGCTCTCCATCGAACATGGCTCGAAGGGAACTCTCTCATCGTCAGCTTCTCACAATAA
- a CDS encoding tetratricopeptide repeat protein — protein MTIRAGTVFVLFLVAAVGSGCQLWQGPLLSAPSTADGLAARHNEAGMQAYKQEQWNRAKEQFEAAVKAAPSLAEAHYNLGMVLYRQGKDAEAKTHFLKAAALAPENDVIQNAPPLTKVKVPSRQDGFSGMSDGHSHSH, from the coding sequence ATGACCATTCGAGCCGGCACAGTCTTCGTGCTCTTTTTAGTCGCCGCGGTAGGCAGTGGATGTCAGTTATGGCAAGGCCCGCTGTTGTCTGCGCCGTCAACCGCAGATGGCTTGGCCGCGCGGCACAACGAAGCAGGGATGCAAGCGTACAAGCAAGAGCAGTGGAACCGAGCGAAGGAACAATTTGAGGCAGCAGTCAAGGCAGCGCCGTCGCTCGCGGAAGCCCATTACAACCTGGGCATGGTGTTATATCGGCAAGGAAAGGATGCCGAGGCCAAGACGCACTTCCTGAAGGCGGCTGCGTTAGCGCCTGAGAACGATGTGATACAGAACGCACCTCCGTTAACGAAAGTGAAGGTGCCATCCAGGCAGGACGGATTTTCGGGTATGTCCGACGGACACAGCCATAGTCATTAA
- a CDS encoding alpha/beta fold hydrolase, giving the protein MSSASVVLLPGLFAGAWMWDRTRTCLLAQGYRVLAVPDPLALLNLGSPFSDTLISNLRGHVSRYLDQGRIEKAVLCGNSLGALAALDFAFHFPKRVKALVISGAPGLPSPQNATANSPLAITVESAYAVADLLCYDRACLTDERIETTFKLLAHRKVLVNIARALRAARNYDVRGILPHLDCPVLMIWGVHDRVTPVEEWEHEIRLVKQGTLRKVHNCGHCPMLEQPNQFNALLLEFLNQCAEAKRLKGPAFPGDDDAHTCKEGPVG; this is encoded by the coding sequence ATGAGTAGCGCGAGCGTCGTCTTATTGCCGGGGTTATTTGCCGGGGCGTGGATGTGGGACCGCACGCGAACGTGCCTCTTAGCACAGGGGTATCGGGTGCTGGCGGTCCCTGACCCCTTGGCCTTGCTCAATCTCGGTTCCCCGTTCAGCGACACATTGATCTCCAATTTGCGAGGCCATGTCAGTCGGTACTTGGATCAAGGCCGTATCGAGAAGGCAGTACTCTGCGGAAATTCTCTCGGCGCGTTGGCGGCGCTGGACTTTGCCTTCCATTTTCCGAAACGCGTGAAGGCGCTGGTCATCAGCGGCGCGCCCGGTCTACCGTCTCCTCAGAATGCTACGGCAAATTCGCCACTAGCCATCACCGTCGAATCCGCCTATGCCGTCGCTGACCTACTCTGCTACGACCGAGCTTGCCTGACCGACGAAAGAATCGAAACCACATTTAAGCTTCTGGCTCATCGGAAAGTCCTCGTGAACATCGCCCGGGCGCTCAGAGCGGCGCGAAACTATGACGTGCGCGGCATCCTTCCTCACCTCGACTGTCCTGTGTTGATGATTTGGGGAGTTCATGATCGCGTGACGCCGGTGGAGGAATGGGAGCATGAAATTCGCCTGGTAAAACAGGGGACGCTGAGGAAAGTACACAATTGCGGCCATTGTCCCATGTTGGAGCAGCCGAACCAGTTCAATGCCTTACTCCTTGAGTTTCTGAACCAGTGCGCTGAAGCAAAGCGACTAAAGGGGCCTGCCTTCCCAGGGGACGATGACGCGCACACCTGCAAGGAGGGTCCGGTTGGATAG
- a CDS encoding TolC family protein, translating into MTRVFRRHNLRLLFWGVVLFLLTGVTVAHAREEQNGSLPAGDSHNLSGPRISLPTLIEELEAANPEIKATHQRWEAAKAVVPQVQTLPDPKVQLGYQRMPMMEPLQGTMYGLAQEIPFPGKLRLRGEVATREAERLEQEYVATRLRLIARLKQTYFDLHFIHKGIEIVERNRQLLVQFEKTAKARYSVGQAAQQDIFRAQVESSRVLDRLAVLDQQKESLHAEINRLLNRPPAGPLGTPEEIQVTLLTVPLPDLSQRAEAFSPILMASMKGVERGQQAVSLARRQYFPDFDISALGLRNDLIHDNGYQVMLGIKIPLFYQTKQREGVREAAAGLSSAREEFTATRQDVLFQVKDSFVQAQRAERLVTILRDAIIPQATLALRASQSSYAVGKVDFLTLLNSLLTLQDSELELHGEMVSHEKALARLEAITGGPLTEGVQEGIHIQ; encoded by the coding sequence ATGACGCGAGTATTCCGTCGTCATAATCTGCGTCTCCTTTTTTGGGGTGTGGTTCTTTTCCTTCTCACGGGAGTGACGGTGGCGCACGCGCGTGAAGAGCAAAACGGTTCCCTACCCGCAGGGGATAGCCATAACCTGAGCGGTCCAAGGATCAGTCTCCCGACTCTCATTGAAGAGCTCGAAGCAGCGAATCCAGAGATCAAAGCCACCCATCAACGTTGGGAAGCAGCCAAAGCCGTCGTGCCGCAAGTCCAGACGCTCCCTGATCCAAAAGTTCAGCTTGGGTATCAGCGGATGCCGATGATGGAGCCACTTCAAGGGACGATGTATGGTCTTGCGCAGGAAATTCCCTTTCCCGGAAAACTGCGACTCCGAGGGGAGGTGGCGACCCGGGAAGCTGAGCGGCTGGAGCAGGAGTATGTTGCGACGCGGCTGCGATTGATCGCCCGGCTGAAGCAGACCTATTTCGATCTGCATTTCATTCACAAAGGCATTGAGATCGTGGAGCGAAACAGGCAGCTGCTGGTGCAGTTCGAGAAGACGGCGAAGGCCCGCTACAGTGTGGGGCAAGCAGCCCAGCAGGACATCTTCCGCGCCCAGGTGGAGAGCTCGCGAGTCCTCGACCGGCTCGCCGTGCTTGACCAACAAAAAGAGAGTCTGCACGCCGAGATCAATCGTCTCCTGAATCGTCCTCCGGCTGGGCCGCTCGGCACTCCGGAAGAGATCCAGGTCACGCTCCTGACCGTGCCGTTGCCGGACCTGAGTCAGCGGGCCGAGGCCTTCTCTCCCATCCTGATGGCCTCCATGAAGGGTGTGGAACGTGGGCAGCAAGCGGTCTCGCTCGCCCGTCGACAGTACTTTCCGGACTTTGACATTAGTGCATTAGGCCTGCGGAACGATCTCATCCATGACAACGGCTACCAGGTGATGCTCGGGATTAAAATCCCGCTCTTTTACCAAACGAAGCAACGTGAAGGCGTGAGGGAGGCCGCTGCCGGCTTGAGCAGTGCGCGCGAGGAGTTTACGGCTACGCGCCAGGACGTCCTGTTCCAAGTGAAGGATTCGTTCGTCCAGGCGCAGCGCGCAGAACGCTTGGTGACGATCCTACGCGATGCGATCATTCCACAGGCCACCCTGGCTCTGCGAGCCTCGCAATCGAGTTACGCCGTGGGCAAGGTGGATTTCCTTACGCTCTTGAACAGCCTGTTGACGTTGCAAGACAGTGAGTTAGAGCTCCATGGGGAGATGGTCTCACATGAGAAGGCGCTCGCGCGGTTGGAAGCCATAACCGGTGGGCCATTGACCGAGGGAGTCCAGGAAGGAATCCACATCCAATGA